One part of the Pannonibacter sp. XCT-53 genome encodes these proteins:
- a CDS encoding ABC transporter substrate-binding protein, with protein sequence MKSVFLAGAAALALMTGTAAAQELKFAPGQDSRFNWASYEALKSQDLKGQEITVLGPWLGPDKELVESVIAYFEAATGARVNYSGSDSFEQQIVIDAEAGSPPNIAIFPQPGLARDLASKGQLAPLGADTAAWLRDNYAAGQSWVDLSTFKGKDGKEDLYGFFYKVDVKSLVWYVPENFEDAGYEVPKTMEELKALTDKIVADGGTPWCIGLGSGAATGWPATDWVEDLMLRTQSPADYDAWTSNALKFDDPKVVAAIEEFGHFARNDTYVMGGAEGVGSIDFRDSPKGLFASPPQCYMHRQASFIPSFFPDGTKIGEDVDFFYFPAYASKDLGQPVLGAGTLFSITKDSPAARAFIEFLKTPIAHEVWMAQTGFLTPFKGVNTDVYGDPTLKKMGDILLNASTFRFDGSDLMPGAIGAGAFWTGMVDYVGGKDAKVVASEIQKNWDTLKK encoded by the coding sequence ATGAAGAGCGTGTTTCTGGCGGGTGCGGCTGCACTTGCCCTGATGACTGGCACGGCGGCGGCTCAGGAGCTGAAGTTCGCGCCCGGTCAGGATTCCCGATTCAACTGGGCCAGCTACGAGGCCCTGAAGTCGCAGGATCTGAAGGGGCAGGAAATCACCGTGCTCGGCCCCTGGCTTGGCCCGGACAAGGAGCTCGTCGAGAGCGTCATCGCCTATTTCGAGGCCGCAACCGGCGCCAGGGTCAACTATTCCGGGTCGGACAGCTTCGAGCAGCAGATCGTGATCGACGCCGAGGCCGGATCGCCGCCGAACATCGCCATCTTCCCGCAGCCGGGTCTTGCCCGCGACCTGGCATCGAAGGGTCAGCTCGCCCCGCTGGGCGCGGACACCGCCGCGTGGCTGCGCGACAACTATGCTGCCGGCCAGTCCTGGGTGGACCTGTCCACCTTCAAGGGCAAGGACGGCAAGGAAGACCTCTACGGCTTCTTCTACAAGGTCGACGTGAAGTCGCTCGTCTGGTACGTGCCGGAAAACTTCGAGGACGCGGGCTATGAAGTGCCCAAGACCATGGAAGAGCTGAAGGCGCTGACCGACAAGATCGTCGCCGACGGCGGCACGCCGTGGTGCATCGGTCTGGGCTCGGGCGCGGCCACCGGCTGGCCGGCCACTGACTGGGTCGAGGACCTGATGCTGCGCACGCAGTCGCCGGCCGACTACGACGCCTGGACCTCCAACGCGCTGAAGTTCGACGATCCGAAGGTCGTTGCCGCGATCGAGGAATTCGGTCACTTCGCCCGCAACGACACGTATGTCATGGGCGGTGCAGAGGGCGTCGGGTCGATCGACTTCCGCGACAGCCCGAAGGGGCTCTTCGCCTCGCCGCCGCAGTGCTACATGCACCGTCAGGCTTCGTTCATTCCGTCCTTCTTCCCGGATGGCACCAAGATCGGCGAGGACGTGGATTTCTTCTACTTCCCGGCCTATGCCTCCAAGGATCTCGGCCAGCCCGTGCTGGGCGCCGGCACGCTGTTCTCCATCACCAAGGACAGCCCCGCCGCCCGCGCCTTCATCGAGTTCCTGAAGACGCCGATTGCCCATGAGGTGTGGATGGCCCAGACCGGCTTCCTGACCCCGTTCAAGGGCGTGAACACCGACGTCTACGGCGATCCGACGCTGAAGAAGATGGGCGACATCCTGCTCAACGCCTCCACCTTCCGCTTCGACGGCTCCGACCTGATGCCGGGTGCGATCGGCGCGGGGGCCTTCTGGACCGGCATGGTCGACTACGTCGGCGGCAAGGACGCCAAGGTGGTGGCCAGCGAGATCCAGAAGAACTGGGACACGCTCAAGAAGTAA
- a CDS encoding LacI family DNA-binding transcriptional regulator, translating to MNLKELAHQLGLSPTTVSRALNGYPEVNEATRERVMAAAKRFNYRPNSRAQRLATGRALAIGHVIPIASKHEMVNPVFADFIAGAGETYSRNGYDMVLSVVPDNEEEAAYRELKARGSVDGVIVHGPRMDDPRVRLLAEIGLPFVVHGRASGSQTPYSWLDVNNRRAFRRATDFLLDLGHRRIALINGLEFMDFAMRRRIGFTEALEARGLTPAPELLSSAEMTEGRGHAMAAGMLALPEPPTAFLVASMISGMGVRRAVEERGLRIGRDVSIIIHDDDLSYMKNGEDVPIYTATRSSVREAGRQAAEMLLSIIAEPSGEPQTRLLEADLIIGQSTGPAPAASARPVPAHART from the coding sequence ATGAACCTCAAGGAACTGGCCCACCAGCTCGGCCTGTCGCCCACCACGGTCAGCCGTGCGCTCAACGGCTATCCGGAGGTGAACGAGGCCACGCGCGAGCGGGTCATGGCAGCCGCCAAGCGCTTCAATTACCGGCCCAATTCCCGGGCGCAGCGGCTGGCGACGGGCCGGGCGCTCGCCATCGGCCATGTCATCCCGATCGCGTCCAAGCACGAGATGGTCAACCCGGTGTTCGCCGACTTCATCGCCGGCGCGGGCGAGACCTATTCGCGCAACGGCTACGACATGGTGCTCTCCGTCGTGCCGGACAACGAGGAGGAGGCCGCCTACCGGGAGCTGAAGGCGCGCGGCAGCGTTGACGGTGTCATTGTCCACGGCCCGCGCATGGATGATCCGCGCGTGCGCCTGCTGGCCGAGATCGGCCTGCCCTTCGTCGTGCACGGGCGGGCGAGCGGCAGCCAGACCCCCTACTCCTGGCTCGACGTCAACAACCGCCGGGCCTTTCGCCGCGCCACCGACTTCCTGCTCGACCTTGGCCACCGCCGGATCGCGCTGATCAACGGCCTCGAATTCATGGATTTCGCCATGCGCCGCCGCATCGGCTTCACCGAGGCGCTGGAGGCTCGCGGCCTGACGCCGGCGCCCGAGCTGCTGTCGAGCGCCGAGATGACCGAAGGCCGGGGCCATGCCATGGCAGCGGGCATGCTCGCGCTGCCCGAGCCGCCGACGGCCTTCCTCGTCGCCTCGATGATTTCAGGCATGGGCGTGCGCCGCGCCGTCGAGGAACGGGGCCTCAGGATTGGCCGCGATGTCTCGATCATCATCCACGATGACGACCTCAGCTACATGAAGAATGGCGAGGACGTGCCGATCTACACCGCCACACGCTCGTCGGTGCGCGAGGCGGGGCGGCAGGCGGCGGAGATGCTGCTGTCGATCATCGCCGAGCCGTCGGGCGAACCCCAGACCCGACTGCTGGAGGCCGACCTGATCATCGGTCAGTCCACCGGCCCCGCCCCTGCGGCCTCTGCCCGTCCCGTTCCGGCCCACGCAAGGACCTGA
- a CDS encoding GH1 family beta-glucosidase, translated as MHVTRSDFPSGFLFGAATSSYQIEGHGLGGAGRTQWDDFAATPGNVVRAENGARACEHYLRLDQDLDLIRDGNFDVYRFSTSWARVIPEGRGQVNGEGLDFYDRLVDGLLERGLKPAATLYHWELPSPLLDLGGWRNRDIAGWFADYTDVIMRRIGDRVWSAAPINEPWCVAFLSHFMGHHAPGLRDIRATARAMHHVLLAHGRAIQAMRALGMGNLGAVCNFEYAQAASDSAADIEAARVYDGYYNRWFLSGMFRKEYPAEVLEAFLPHMPAGWQDDFDVIGTPVDWCGLNYYTRKLIAADPASPWPSLREVDGPLPKTQMGWEIYPEGLEHFLKRTHADYTKGLPLYVTENGMANPDVIEGGAVEDAGRIAYIASHLEAVRRAASAGVPVAGYFVWSLMDNYEWSLGYEKRFGLVHVDFDTLARTPKASYHALRRALAR; from the coding sequence ATGCACGTCACCCGTTCCGATTTTCCGTCCGGCTTCCTGTTCGGCGCTGCCACCTCGAGCTACCAGATCGAAGGACATGGCCTTGGCGGCGCGGGCCGCACCCAGTGGGATGACTTTGCCGCCACGCCCGGCAATGTGGTGCGGGCCGAGAATGGTGCACGCGCCTGCGAGCACTATCTGCGCCTCGATCAGGATCTCGACCTGATCCGCGACGGCAATTTCGACGTCTACCGCTTCTCCACCTCCTGGGCCCGCGTCATTCCCGAGGGCCGCGGCCAGGTCAATGGCGAGGGGCTCGACTTCTATGACCGCCTGGTCGACGGGCTGCTCGAGCGCGGCCTGAAGCCCGCCGCCACGCTCTATCACTGGGAACTGCCCTCGCCGCTGCTCGATCTCGGTGGCTGGCGCAACCGCGACATCGCCGGCTGGTTCGCCGACTACACCGACGTCATCATGCGCCGCATCGGCGACCGCGTCTGGTCGGCCGCCCCCATCAACGAGCCCTGGTGCGTGGCCTTCCTGTCGCATTTCATGGGCCACCACGCCCCCGGCCTGCGCGACATCCGCGCCACCGCGCGCGCCATGCACCACGTGTTGCTCGCCCACGGCCGCGCGATCCAGGCCATGCGGGCGCTGGGCATGGGCAATCTCGGCGCGGTCTGCAATTTCGAGTATGCCCAGGCCGCCAGCGACAGCGCCGCCGACATCGAGGCCGCCCGGGTCTATGACGGCTACTACAATCGCTGGTTCCTGTCGGGCATGTTCCGCAAGGAATATCCGGCAGAGGTGCTGGAGGCCTTCCTGCCGCACATGCCGGCGGGCTGGCAGGACGACTTCGACGTCATCGGCACGCCGGTCGACTGGTGCGGGCTCAACTACTACACCCGCAAGCTCATCGCCGCCGATCCGGCCAGCCCCTGGCCGTCCTTGCGCGAGGTCGACGGCCCCTTGCCGAAGACGCAGATGGGCTGGGAAATCTATCCCGAGGGGCTCGAGCATTTCCTCAAGCGCACCCACGCCGACTACACGAAGGGCCTGCCGCTTTATGTGACTGAGAACGGCATGGCCAATCCGGACGTCATCGAGGGCGGCGCGGTGGAGGATGCCGGCCGCATCGCCTATATCGCCAGCCATCTCGAGGCCGTGCGCCGGGCCGCCTCTGCCGGGGTTCCGGTCGCAGGCTATTTCGTCTGGTCGCTCATGGACAATTACGAGTGGTCGCTCGGCTACGAGAAACGCTTCGGCCTTGTCCATGTCGACTTCGACACCCTCGCCCGCACCCCCAAGGCCTCCTACCACGCCCTGCGCCGGGCCCTCGCGCGCTAG
- a CDS encoding GNAT family N-acetyltransferase, with translation MSDVGVTIREERGAGRGRFVAIVEGVEGEAEITFSIVNDGLIIADHTGVPDSMRGMGVGQKLVAHMVDAARAGRFRIVPLCPFVNAQRQRHKEWADVFQV, from the coding sequence ATGAGTGATGTGGGTGTGACCATCCGGGAAGAGCGCGGCGCTGGCCGGGGCCGGTTCGTCGCGATTGTCGAGGGTGTCGAAGGCGAGGCCGAGATCACGTTCTCGATCGTCAATGACGGCCTGATCATTGCCGACCACACCGGCGTGCCGGACAGCATGCGCGGCATGGGCGTCGGCCAGAAGCTGGTGGCGCATATGGTGGACGCCGCGCGGGCCGGTCGGTTCCGCATCGTGCCGCTGTGCCCCTTCGTCAACGCCCAGCGCCAGCGCCATAAGGAGTGGGCTGACGTGTTCCAGGTGTGA
- a CDS encoding NUDIX domain-containing protein, with protein sequence MDKPALPGASLDGRVEIDTQELLSANWGRLTKYGFRYRRSDGDWQPQVREVYDRGHGAVLLPYDPVRRHVLLTRQFRLPALVSGHAEELIEAPAGLLDNADPETRIRLEVEEETGYRLGPVERLFAPFMSPGSVTERLTFFIAPYSPADRISDGGGKADEGEDITVLDLPFDEVMGLVAAGRIPDAKTILLLYHLALTVFRA encoded by the coding sequence ATGGACAAGCCCGCCCTCCCTGGTGCCTCGCTCGACGGCCGCGTCGAGATCGACACGCAGGAGCTCCTGTCCGCGAACTGGGGGCGGCTGACGAAATACGGCTTCCGCTATCGCCGCTCCGATGGCGACTGGCAGCCGCAGGTGCGCGAGGTCTATGACCGGGGCCACGGTGCCGTGCTGTTGCCCTATGACCCGGTGCGCCGACACGTGCTGCTCACCCGCCAGTTCCGCCTGCCGGCGCTCGTCAGCGGCCATGCGGAGGAGCTGATCGAGGCCCCGGCCGGCCTCCTTGACAATGCCGATCCGGAAACGCGCATCCGGCTGGAGGTGGAGGAAGAGACCGGCTACCGGCTCGGCCCCGTCGAGCGCCTGTTTGCCCCCTTCATGAGCCCCGGCTCCGTCACCGAGCGCCTCACCTTCTTCATCGCCCCCTATTCCCCGGCCGATCGCATCTCCGACGGCGGCGGCAAGGCGGATGAGGGCGAGGACATCACCGTGCTCGACCTGCCCTTCGACGAGGTCATGGGTCTCGTCGCCGCCGGCCGCATTCCCGACGCCAAGACCATCCTGCTCCTCTACCACCTCGCCCTGACGGTCTTCCGCGCTTAA
- a CDS encoding PhoX family protein codes for MTETTPSSLSFDAWDELQTPPPAVTDFDRVVEAALSRRGFLGGILAMGSAAAAMGSLGALMSSTSAEAQTAAQTAGQGAGQGGRFAFKPVAIATDGTVHVPEGYTWKVLARWGDPLFSSAAPFSHETGGEAASADQVFGENTDGMELFLIGNRQVIAVNHEYVNPEINLPKTDKGTPASAEDVMKLQKLQGVTVMEVAEGENGWGIVVDSPFNRRITHLTPMKISGPAAGSDLLKTEADPTGTQSLGTFNNCGAGKTPWGTYLTCEENFNGYFGTTDAAFKLPDDYKRYGIVAETRYAYEKFDPRFDVAKNPNEPRRAGYVVEIDPSDASSTPVKRTALGRIKHENAAVVIARDGRVVVYMGDDERGEFLYKYVSNDVYVPGGDTSKLLDEGVLSVARFSDDGTGEWLALTPETTGMAADEIAVFTRQAASRVGATTMDRPEWVAVNPVAIEAYCCLTNNTRRGEVKDGKMRTNAGGDEMTVNAVNPREKNQYGQIVRWYPDQEDHAGTAFRWDLFLMAGNPVVHKDSAYAGSPNINEGNMFNSPDGMMFDTTGLLWIQTDGEDTNEGDFAGQGNNQMLAGDPVTGRIERFLTGPKGSEVTGLTWSADRRTLFVGIQHPDAPFPDGEGKLPRSSVIAIKRQDNALVG; via the coding sequence ATGACCGAGACCACCCCGTCCAGCCTGTCGTTTGACGCCTGGGACGAACTGCAGACGCCGCCCCCTGCCGTCACCGACTTTGACCGCGTGGTCGAGGCTGCCCTGTCGCGGCGCGGCTTTCTCGGCGGCATCCTCGCCATGGGCTCGGCGGCGGCCGCCATGGGAAGCCTTGGCGCGCTGATGTCGAGCACCTCGGCGGAGGCCCAGACCGCAGCCCAGACGGCGGGGCAGGGTGCAGGTCAGGGTGGACGCTTTGCCTTCAAGCCGGTCGCCATCGCCACCGACGGCACCGTGCATGTGCCCGAGGGCTACACCTGGAAGGTCCTGGCGCGCTGGGGCGATCCGCTGTTTTCCAGTGCGGCGCCCTTCAGCCACGAGACCGGCGGCGAGGCGGCCTCGGCCGATCAGGTGTTCGGCGAAAACACCGATGGCATGGAGCTGTTCCTGATCGGCAACCGCCAGGTGATTGCCGTCAACCACGAATATGTGAACCCGGAAATCAACCTGCCGAAGACGGACAAGGGCACGCCGGCGAGCGCCGAAGACGTGATGAAGCTGCAGAAGCTGCAGGGCGTCACCGTCATGGAAGTCGCGGAAGGCGAGAACGGCTGGGGCATCGTCGTCGACAGCCCGTTCAACCGCCGCATCACCCATCTGACGCCGATGAAGATCTCCGGTCCGGCCGCCGGCTCCGACCTTCTGAAGACGGAAGCCGACCCGACCGGCACGCAGAGCCTCGGCACCTTCAACAATTGCGGCGCCGGCAAGACCCCGTGGGGCACCTATCTGACCTGCGAGGAAAACTTCAACGGCTACTTCGGCACCACCGACGCGGCCTTCAAGCTGCCGGATGACTACAAGCGCTACGGCATCGTCGCCGAGACCCGCTATGCCTATGAAAAGTTCGATCCGCGCTTCGACGTGGCGAAGAACCCGAACGAGCCGCGCCGCGCCGGCTACGTGGTCGAGATCGACCCGTCCGACGCCAGCTCGACCCCGGTGAAGCGCACCGCGCTCGGCCGCATCAAGCACGAGAACGCGGCCGTCGTGATCGCCCGTGACGGGCGCGTGGTCGTCTACATGGGCGACGATGAGCGCGGCGAGTTCCTCTACAAGTATGTCTCCAACGACGTCTACGTGCCCGGTGGCGACACCTCCAAGCTGCTCGACGAAGGCGTGCTCTCTGTCGCCAGGTTCTCCGACGACGGCACCGGCGAGTGGCTGGCGCTGACCCCGGAAACGACCGGCATGGCGGCGGACGAGATCGCGGTCTTCACCCGTCAGGCGGCCTCCAGGGTGGGGGCGACCACCATGGACCGTCCGGAATGGGTCGCGGTCAATCCGGTCGCCATCGAAGCCTATTGCTGCCTGACCAACAACACCCGCCGCGGTGAAGTGAAGGACGGCAAGATGCGCACCAACGCTGGCGGCGACGAGATGACCGTGAATGCGGTCAACCCGCGCGAGAAGAACCAGTATGGCCAGATCGTGCGCTGGTATCCGGACCAGGAGGACCATGCCGGCACCGCGTTCCGCTGGGACCTGTTCCTGATGGCCGGCAACCCGGTGGTGCACAAGGACAGCGCCTATGCCGGCTCGCCGAACATCAACGAGGGCAACATGTTCAACTCGCCCGACGGCATGATGTTCGACACCACCGGCCTGCTGTGGATCCAGACCGATGGCGAGGACACCAACGAGGGCGACTTCGCCGGTCAGGGCAACAACCAGATGCTGGCCGGCGATCCCGTCACCGGCCGCATCGAACGCTTCCTGACCGGCCCGAAGGGTTCGGAAGTGACCGGCCTGACCTGGTCCGCCGACCGGCGCACCCTGTTCGTCGGCATCCAGCACCCGGACGCCCCCTTCCCGGACGGCGAGGGCAAGCTGCCGCGCTCGTCCGTGATTGCGATCAAGCGCCAGGACAACGCGCTGGTCGGCTGA
- a CDS encoding TetR/AcrR family transcriptional regulator, producing the protein MAIGEGLATVPEAQARVRARARRTGDERRALMISATADLLLERGFGGTKTRDVTDRCGVGTGLLNHYFTWSELRAHAFAEIYAGVVADQFRADVPALQLIDGYLRTCFIPEAVPFLRLWLEATELAATDRLLADELDRAQRAFLAGLTELLQRLNREAAWGLPDPAATALRLSAMQDGFAGLVLWGYPGLDAATAEAHLRRMLDLERQAGRQG; encoded by the coding sequence ATGGCCATCGGGGAGGGGCTCGCGACTGTGCCGGAGGCGCAGGCACGGGTACGGGCACGGGCGCGGCGAACGGGGGACGAACGCCGGGCGCTCATGATCTCGGCAACGGCGGACCTGTTGCTGGAGCGCGGATTCGGCGGCACGAAGACGCGGGATGTGACCGACCGCTGTGGTGTCGGGACAGGCCTGCTCAACCATTATTTCACCTGGTCGGAGCTGCGTGCCCATGCCTTTGCCGAGATCTATGCCGGCGTGGTGGCCGACCAGTTCCGGGCCGATGTTCCGGCGCTGCAGCTGATCGACGGCTACCTGCGCACCTGCTTCATCCCCGAGGCGGTTCCCTTCCTGCGGCTGTGGCTGGAGGCGACGGAGCTGGCGGCCACGGACCGGCTGCTGGCCGATGAACTGGACCGGGCGCAGCGCGCCTTTCTTGCCGGCCTGACGGAACTGCTGCAGCGGCTCAACCGGGAGGCGGCGTGGGGGCTGCCCGATCCGGCGGCAACCGCGCTGCGGCTGTCGGCCATGCAGGACGGCTTTGCCGGGCTGGTGCTGTGGGGCTATCCCGGCCTGGATGCGGCCACCGCCGAGGCGCATCTGCGCCGGATGCTCGACCTGGAGCGGCAGGCCGGCCGGCAGGGCTGA
- a CDS encoding DUF418 domain-containing protein, protein MAAPRNPEVDLLRSFALVGICIVNLPVVAIYDAPEPLRAPTGLDEIVYFANVWLLEGKVFPLFAFMFGWGIAGQQAAAARDGVAFSGRYARRLAGLLGLGVLHALFVYTGDILVLYALLGLLVWPVLGWSGRRLVRLALAMVPVAALAYVGLGALYLTGFGEIGDGPEITTFLDAVAYRQLDWPSTFCVVVLFNGPAAFAAFCLGLAGARAGLLGQDNACYLWLRRRSVPIALAGLGISLGYALAEAGFEADTPSTLAIVGMGLGPIGALFLSTAYLVAIVELARRVRFPQAFVATGQNSLTTYVLQGVIGGALVSGYGLALGPHLGSAGYLAVALLVVLLTMLFLRVWQIWFRRGPLEEVLRAITGSR, encoded by the coding sequence ATGGCCGCCCCCCGCAACCCCGAAGTCGATCTTCTGCGCAGTTTTGCGCTGGTCGGCATCTGCATCGTGAACCTGCCGGTCGTCGCGATCTATGATGCGCCCGAGCCGCTGCGCGCGCCGACCGGGCTCGACGAGATCGTCTATTTCGCCAATGTGTGGCTGCTGGAAGGCAAGGTCTTCCCGCTGTTTGCCTTCATGTTCGGCTGGGGCATTGCCGGCCAGCAGGCGGCCGCAGCGCGGGACGGGGTGGCGTTTTCCGGTCGATATGCCCGCCGCCTTGCCGGGTTGCTGGGGCTTGGCGTGCTGCATGCGCTCTTCGTCTACACCGGCGACATTCTGGTCCTCTACGCGCTCCTCGGCCTGCTGGTGTGGCCGGTCCTCGGCTGGTCGGGTCGGCGTCTTGTCAGGCTGGCGCTGGCGATGGTCCCGGTTGCCGCGCTTGCCTATGTGGGCCTCGGCGCACTGTATCTCACCGGGTTTGGCGAGATCGGCGACGGCCCGGAGATCACGACCTTCCTGGATGCGGTTGCCTACCGGCAGCTCGACTGGCCCTCCACCTTCTGCGTCGTCGTGCTGTTCAACGGTCCGGCCGCCTTTGCCGCCTTCTGCCTCGGGCTCGCGGGCGCGCGGGCGGGCCTGCTTGGCCAGGACAATGCCTGCTACCTGTGGCTGCGGCGACGGAGTGTCCCGATCGCGCTCGCGGGGCTTGGCATCAGCCTTGGCTATGCCCTTGCGGAGGCCGGGTTCGAGGCCGACACACCCTCCACCCTGGCGATTGTCGGCATGGGTCTCGGCCCCATCGGCGCGCTGTTCCTGTCGACCGCCTATCTTGTCGCCATTGTCGAACTGGCCCGTCGCGTCCGTTTCCCCCAGGCCTTTGTCGCAACGGGACAAAACTCGCTCACCACCTACGTGCTGCAGGGCGTGATCGGCGGGGCCCTCGTCTCGGGCTACGGGCTGGCGCTCGGTCCGCACCTCGGCTCTGCCGGCTATCTGGCGGTCGCCCTGCTCGTCGTTCTCCTCACCATGCTGTTTCTTCGTGTCTGGCAGATCTGGTTCCGGCGCGGGCCCCTCGAAGAGGTCCTGCGCGCCATCACAGGCAGCCGCTGA
- a CDS encoding ABC transporter substrate-binding protein translates to MIRTLTGRTGRITTLSLAAFLGSTALALAAGKIDVAIIGEPPTLDPMMSTADVVSIVTQHVYETLYTFDENWDVAPLLAESLPFISEDGKTYKIPLREGITFHDGSAMDSADVVAALKRWTTVAARGKSVAGMIDSIEAEGPSVVVIKLNKPYSPLLSLLAFSNSAAIVVPQEILGEKLSATVGTGPYKLIEHAPDRYIQLGKFDGFKSRSEPSSGSAGARAQTLDEIRFVPVPDANTRVEGLISGQFAFADSLPTEAFGRLSESASVEPVLLRPFGWPLFAFNLKKGIGTNLGIRQAVQAALSPDDMLFAAFGDDKYFVVDAALFPEQFPWNNEEGKELYAQANPEKAKEILAKAGYKGEPLRILTSRQYEFHFKMAEVAKMNLEAAGFTVQLDVVEWATLIERRGNPDLWDIYITHSPFLPEPTLTNLYVENSPIGWVSANRDAVYARLTGESDPVARQAAFAELQKLVYEEVPFYKVGGFNAVMGKKKDLSGVTLTPWPFFWNAKLGN, encoded by the coding sequence ATGATCCGGACCCTCACCGGCCGCACCGGTCGCATCACAACGCTCTCCCTCGCTGCGTTCCTTGGCTCCACGGCCCTTGCCCTTGCTGCCGGCAAGATCGACGTCGCCATCATCGGCGAGCCGCCCACCCTTGACCCGATGATGTCCACGGCCGATGTCGTCAGCATCGTCACGCAGCATGTCTACGAGACGCTCTACACCTTCGACGAGAACTGGGACGTGGCCCCGCTGCTGGCGGAATCGCTGCCCTTCATCTCGGAAGACGGCAAGACCTACAAGATCCCGCTGCGCGAGGGCATCACCTTCCACGACGGCTCGGCCATGGACAGCGCCGACGTTGTCGCCGCGCTGAAGCGCTGGACGACCGTGGCGGCCCGCGGCAAGTCCGTCGCCGGCATGATCGACAGCATCGAGGCCGAAGGTCCGAGCGTCGTCGTCATCAAGCTGAACAAGCCCTATTCGCCGCTGCTGTCGCTGCTTGCCTTCTCCAACTCCGCCGCCATCGTGGTGCCGCAGGAGATCCTGGGCGAGAAGCTGTCGGCCACTGTCGGCACCGGTCCCTACAAGCTGATCGAGCATGCGCCGGACCGCTACATCCAGCTTGGCAAGTTTGACGGCTTCAAGTCCCGCAGCGAGCCGTCCAGCGGCAGCGCCGGCGCCCGCGCCCAGACGCTGGACGAGATCCGCTTCGTTCCGGTTCCGGATGCCAACACCCGCGTCGAGGGCCTGATCTCGGGCCAGTTCGCCTTCGCCGACAGCCTGCCGACCGAAGCCTTTGGCCGTCTTTCGGAGAGCGCCAGCGTCGAGCCGGTGCTGCTGCGTCCGTTCGGCTGGCCGCTGTTTGCCTTCAACCTGAAGAAGGGCATCGGCACCAACCTCGGCATCCGCCAGGCCGTACAGGCCGCCCTGTCGCCCGATGACATGCTCTTCGCCGCCTTTGGCGACGACAAGTACTTCGTCGTCGACGCAGCCCTGTTCCCCGAGCAGTTCCCCTGGAACAACGAGGAAGGCAAGGAGCTCTACGCCCAGGCCAACCCGGAAAAGGCCAAGGAAATCCTCGCCAAGGCCGGGTACAAGGGTGAGCCGCTGCGCATCCTGACCTCGCGCCAGTACGAGTTCCACTTCAAGATGGCCGAAGTGGCCAAGATGAACCTGGAAGCCGCCGGCTTCACCGTTCAGCTCGACGTCGTCGAATGGGCCACCCTGATCGAGCGTCGCGGCAATCCGGACCTGTGGGACATCTACATCACCCACTCGCCGTTCCTGCCCGAGCCGACGCTGACCAACCTTTATGTCGAGAACTCGCCGATCGGCTGGGTCAGCGCCAACCGCGATGCGGTCTACGCCCGTCTGACCGGCGAGAGCGATCCGGTCGCCCGCCAGGCTGCCTTCGCCGAGCTGCAGAAGCTCGTCTACGAGGAAGTGCCCTTTTACAAGGTTGGCGGCTTCAATGCCGTCATGGGCAAGAAGAAGGACCTCTCCGGCGTCACCCTGACCCCGTGGCCGTTCTTCTGGAACGCCAAGCTCGGGAACTGA